The Malaclemys terrapin pileata isolate rMalTer1 chromosome 24, rMalTer1.hap1, whole genome shotgun sequence genome contains a region encoding:
- the ACTL9 gene encoding actin-like protein 9, translating into MSSDSPWIGSSRLSSPDPMMPRTMNEEMVTSRSMNPQSGSLGTRSPSLRSGAHSPDKYLKAKGAAEESRFTGEWSSSPAKDHPVVKKTGAVVIETGTGSCKGGFAGQQKPKSIVGTVVGHLSEGSIKSERTGTDTFVGERARLQPNAEIIFPVRNGIIIDWEAAEVLWRHMFYHDLKVHPEEHALLMSDPPLSPTTNREKMVEVVFESLNSPGMYIAYHSVLSVYAHGKISGLVVDTGYAVTHTVPVLDGYNLPHAIERMDIAGSHLTSFLLQLLRDTGHAFNERMMHIVEDIKHKFCYVAADIESECNLPKEEYMVDFQLPDGQIISLEKERFQCPERLFNPPKMPGVSLVGIHTMAQRSLKKVPKEARRDMYQNVLLCGGSSLFEGLEKRFTSELLQKVPVNTKLRVSSIPLRNYAAWTGGSVLASLKNFQSCWIRKEQYTEHGPYIVHRRCY; encoded by the coding sequence ATGTCTTCAGACAGTCCGTGGATAGGTAGCTCAAGACTATCTAGTCCAGACCCCATGATGCCAAGAACGATGAACGAGGAAATGGTGACTTCAAGGTCAATGAATCCACAATCAGGCAGTCTAGGGACAAGGAGCCCCTCTCTAAGATCTGGGGCCCATTCTCCAGATAAGTACCTCAAGGCTAAAGGAGCAGCAGAAGAAAGCAGGTTCACTGGAGAGTGGTCTAGTTCCCCTGCGAAAGACCACCCTGTTGTGAAGAAGACAGGAGCCGTTGTGATAGAAACAGGTACTGGGAGCTGTAAAGGAGGGTTTGCTGGGCAGCAGAAACCCAAATCCATTGTTGGTACTGTGGTCGGCCATCTTTCGGAGGGGTCAATAAAGTCTGAAAGGACCGGAACAGACACTTTTGTTGGAGAGAGAGCCCGACTGCAACCCAATGCGGAGATCATTTTTCCTGTGAGGAATGGCATCATCATCGATTGGGAGGCAGCAGAAGTCCTCTGGAGACACATGTTCTATCATGACCTTAAAGTTCACCCAGAAGAGCATGCTCTATTGATGTCAGATCCACCCCTCAGCCCTACCACCAACAGAGAGAAGATGGTGGAAGTGGTGTTTGAATCGCTGAACTCTCCTGGCATGTACATTGCTTATCACTCTGTCTTGTCAGTATATGCCCATGGGAAAATCAGTGGCTTGGTGGTAGATACGGGTTACGCAGTGACCCACACTGTACCGGTCCTTGACGGTTATAACTTGCCACATGCCATTGAGAGAATGGATATTGCCGGATCTCACTTGACTTCCTTTCTGCTACAGCTTCTCAGGGACACTGGGCATGCGTTTAATGAGAGGATGATGCATATTGTGGAAGACATCAAGCATAAGTTCTGCTACGTCGCTGCGGACATTGAAAGCGAGTGCAATCTTCCCAAGGAGGAATACATGGTAGATTTCCAGCTGCCGGATGGCCAGATCATCAGCCTAGAGAAAGAGCGATTCCAGTGCCCAGAGAGATTATTCAACCCCCCCAAGATGCCTGGTGTTTCCCTTGTGGGCATCCACACCATGGCCCAGAGAAGCTTAAAGAAAGTCCCCAAAGAAGCCAGGAGAGATATGTACCAAAATGTACTTCTCTGTGGAGGTTCCTCTCTCTTTGAGGGGCTGGAGAAGAGGTTTACCAGTGAGCTCCTTCAGAAAGTGCCAGTTAACACCAAGCTGAGAGTTTCCTCCATCCCGCTGAGGAATTATGCTGCTTGGACTGGAGGCTCCGTCCTGGCTTCCTTGAAGAACTTCCAGTCGTGTTGGATTCGAAAGGAGCAGTACACAGAGCATGGGCCGTACATTGTCCATCGGAGGTGCTACTGA